AGAAAAATACTTGCCATTTTTTTCCTGAAATGTAATTCTTTACTGAAGAAATGAGGCGTAAATGAGTTGACTCCTCAATAAAGAATCATTGTTGATATAGCTTACAACACTTGCAATACTCAACCTCTAACATTTTTCTTTTTCATTTCAACCTAAGTTAAAACATCAAAATCGTCAACCCTTTCTCTTCATCTTTATCATATTGTTAATAATCTTTCTGGCATTGCTTTGCCGTTGCTGAGTAATCTATTTATACACTTAACAATAAGATTAGGGAAAGTCATAAATTTTGCTGTATTGAAAAGAACCTTGTTGATTTTTAGTAAATACTTAGGGAGCATCCCAATTTTGGAAAAAAATATTCGGCGATGTTCAGAATCGCTGCTATACAAACAAAGTCCGCGTAGGCGGACTCATTAGCCTTAAGAAACAGAGAACATCTTTTTTTAAGTAATAAAAACTAGATACACGTGTAGTTTAGTACTTTAAATAAAATGACAATCAAAAAAATACTCAATTTATTATTTTTTGAAATTAAAGTTTTTGTAAAAAGCTTCAAAGAATTGCGGATAATCAGTTCCTTTCCGGATGTTTGGAAAGTATTAGGCAAATATAATTCGCTATTACACAAACGCTCGTCCCCTGCGGCTTGGACTAATGGAAAATAAAGATTTTGAAACCCACGTAGGTGGGTTTTGCTTGTATAGCCGCGATTACGAACATCGCTAGAGCGTCAGTACAGTATTTAAAAAGGAGGCAAAAAACCCGGTTTCTCTCTCCTGCAAAGCTTGATATCTCATAGGCTCAACGATGAAGTTACCGGGTTTTTGTAATTTCTGTACCGATGCTCTAGAGCGTCTTTTTTATATCATATACAGTTAATCCAAAAATAAAGATTTTGTAAAATATATAAATAGTTTTTAAAAACTTCCGGAAAAGCAAATTAACTAACTATAAAAATTTAATTTTTATGGTTTGCAAGAATAAGATTTGTGTACAATATGTCGATATCTAAATAAAAAATTACCGGAAAGCTTGCGCTAAACATCTATTTGAAGCGCGGCGTTTAATTATTGGGATGCACTGACCTCAAAAGAGCTTCTGCCGTTAATTCTTGTGAATGCGATCGCTGAAATCGATGCTGAAACAATCCAATGAAATGCCTATCTCTTTGCAGCATGAAACATCCCGGCTTAAAATACTGCACCAGTATGGAATTCTTGATACTCCTGATGAAGCAGACTTTGATGAGTTGACCAAATTGGCGGCACAAATTTGTCAGACTCCAGTGGCGCTAATTACTTTTGTAGATGACAAGCGCCAGTGGTTTAAGTCAAAAGTTGGTGCGTCTGTTACGGAAGCACCCATGGATTCTGGTTTCTGTCCGTTTGTCGTTCAAAATAGTGATGAGTTAATTATCCCAGATACGTTAACGGATAAAAAGTTTGCTAAAAATCCAGTTGTTGTTTTGCCACCGCACGTTCGGTTTTACGCGGGGATACCGTTGATTGCAAAAGAAGGCTACACGCTAGGAACCATTTGTGTGCTTGACTTTGTCCCCCGCAAACTCACTCAGCTGCAAATACAGACGCTACAAACTTTAAGTCGTCAAATTATTAGGTTACTAGAACGCAAGCGCAATGAGTCGGTTCTTTTAGCACTGACACAAAGAGAACAAAAGAAAGCTCTACAGCTAGAGCAAGCGATGAAAGAACTGACTCGCACTCAAATTCAATTGATACAAAACGAAAAAATGAGCGCTTTGGGTCAGTTGGTGGCTGGGGTTGCTCATGAAATCAATAACCCGCTTAACTTTATCTACGCCAATCTCGTCCACGCTAATCAGTACGCGCAGGATTTACTGAACTTAGTTGAAGTTTATCAGAATTATTATCCCCATCCAGTGAAGGAAATTGAAACAACTTTGAAGGCGATTGATTTTGATTTCCTTCAAGAAGATCTACCTAAACTGATGTCATCTATGACGATTGGAGCCGATCGCATCCGACAAATTGTCTTACTATTAAGGAACTTCTCCCATTTAGAGCAAGCCGAGATGGCAGATGCAGATATTCACGAGGGGTTGGATAACACGTTATTACTTTTGAAGCACCGATTGAAAGGTTCAGGGCGAAACCCTGGAATCAAAGTTATTAAAGAATACGGTGATTTACCTGTTGTGCAATGCTACGCCGGACAGTTAAATCAAGTGTTTATGAATATTTTGACTAATGCAATTGATGCTTTAAAAGACGTAAAAGGGCATGGGGCTATGGACATAGAAATAACTCCCAATGCCCAATGCCCAACAATTCACATTCGTACTGAAGCGATCGCCAACGAAGCGATCATTCGCATTGCTGACAATGGACCGGGTATTTCACTAGAGGTACAGTCTAAGCTCTTCGATCCGTTCTTTACAACAAAACCTGTAGGTTCCGGTACGGGTTTGGGGCTGTCGATTAGCTACCAGATTATTGAAAAGCATGGTGGACAATTGATTTGTACGTCAGCACCCGGACAAGGTGCTGAGTTTGTGATTAAAATACCCAAGAATTATGAATTATGAATTATATTTTCAGCGTTCAGGATTTTCTCTCGCCGTCTGGGTACTTCATAAGTCATAAAGTCATAAGCCATGTCTGTTTTGGCAAAAATAGCACGGGCTTCCTCAAGTAAATCCTTCAACTCTATGGAATTTCCAGGAGCATAACGAGGACTGAAATGTGTCATAATGAGCCGATGTGCCTTAGCCCCTAAGGCTGTCTGCGCTGCCATTGTTGTTGTGGAGTGCAAGCGCTGAAAAGCTAACTCTGAGTCTTGATGGGCAAAAGTAGCTTCATGAATTAACACGTCAGCGTCCCGTGCTAACTCCACTGCATTCTCACAGTAAATTGTATCTGTACAGTAGGCAATTTTGCGTCCAATTTCTGTCGGTCCGCACAATTCTTTGCCATCTATAACTCGTCCATCTGCAAGAGTGACTGTTTCACCACGTTTGAGTTGTCCGTAAATGCGTCCCGGTGGAATTTGCAACTCTTTAGCTTTTTCAACATCAAAACGTCCGGAACGGTCTTTTTCTACGACTCGGTAACCAAAGGTGGTGATGCGATGATGTAAGGGGTTGCAAGTCACAGTGAATTCCTCATCTTCGTAGACAACTCCGGGACGGACAGCATGAACTTTGATGGGGAAGGAAAAATGGGTGTGGGAGTGTCGCGAGGCTAGTTGTAGGTAGTCATTTAATCCGGGCGGACCGTAGATGTCAACACGTTCCACACTACCAGCTAAACCACAACTTGCAAGCAAACCCATTAAACCAAAAATATGGTCGCCGTGCATATGGGTGATAAAAATTCGGGACAGTTGGCTGACTTTTAGGTCACTCCGCAAAATTTGATGTTGGGTTCCTTCGCCACAATCGAATAACCACAACTGAGCTCGTTGTGGTAGTCTCAAAGCAACACTGGAAACATTACGCGATCGCGTGGGTATACCGGAACTCGTCCCTAGAAATGTTATCTGCACAGCCTTATTTTGCCTTCCTCTTGCTGAATTTCGCACCAATATCTATCTATATATTGACACTCGTGACAGTCAACTGACGGCAATTCTCTGGGAAGTTTGTTAAAACGAGGGTAGAAGGCAGAGGAGACAAGGAACTAAGGTATAAGTCAATACAATGGTAGCTTGGTCAGAAAATCTTGTACCTGATGAGTCTGTATTAGTTCCTGGTGGTTTTTGATTGCCAGGTGGTCGGTATTCGGCTTGTACCACCTGAGTTAACACAAGTACAATTGTCAAAATACAAGTTGTTAACGACCCAGTATTTAACATTTTGTGAAAAAAACATTTACTGTCAGTCATATTCACATCCTCCTCGGTATTCTACTGAGGAAAAGTAACTTTTTAAAAACTTTGTTTGTTATATATACTCGATTTTAATACCGATATTAGCTCACTTACTTAGATTTTTCACGCTTTTTTTTATCTATATTTACTACCAGCTGCAAAACCTTGTTACAGGCCAAGATAACTCGCAGAGAGTGCCTTTTGGAAACCGGGGAGAACGCGTATATTTCCCTTTCAATTGTTTAGCCAAGTTTCTAAACTGCTGTGTTCCCCGACCCTCTTTAGATGAGTTAATTCCCAAGCCATTATCTACAATGCTTAAAGTACACCAACCCTCGTAGCTAGTGCAAATGACCTCAAGACGGGTGACACCTCTAGCGTGTTTGCCAACATTGCACAAAGCTTCTTCTAAGAAGCGACAAAGCCCTAGTTTTTGCTCTACACTTAAGCCGCGATCGCTTATAGGGTCAAAAGTCCGAATTTTCACTCTGAGTGTTTTAAAGCAGGGAAAATCTCGCTCTAAAGTAGAGTTATAAACTTGATACAAAACTTCGTGAATAGGAGCTTTTAAATTAAGTAATAGCCCTTTTCTTAAATAAAGACAACTATCTTGAGTTAGAGGTTCTTGTTGTAAAAATTCATAAATTCCTCTTAGCTCGTAATTTAACTTTTCGAGTTCTGTTTCTAGTTGCGGAACTAATTCGTTTGGCGGTAAATCCCTGTCTCTGATACACTTTAAAGTTTTTGCTAAAGTTTGTAA
This genomic interval from Scytonema hofmannii PCC 7110 contains the following:
- a CDS encoding sensor histidine kinase yields the protein MLKQSNEMPISLQHETSRLKILHQYGILDTPDEADFDELTKLAAQICQTPVALITFVDDKRQWFKSKVGASVTEAPMDSGFCPFVVQNSDELIIPDTLTDKKFAKNPVVVLPPHVRFYAGIPLIAKEGYTLGTICVLDFVPRKLTQLQIQTLQTLSRQIIRLLERKRNESVLLALTQREQKKALQLEQAMKELTRTQIQLIQNEKMSALGQLVAGVAHEINNPLNFIYANLVHANQYAQDLLNLVEVYQNYYPHPVKEIETTLKAIDFDFLQEDLPKLMSSMTIGADRIRQIVLLLRNFSHLEQAEMADADIHEGLDNTLLLLKHRLKGSGRNPGIKVIKEYGDLPVVQCYAGQLNQVFMNILTNAIDALKDVKGHGAMDIEITPNAQCPTIHIRTEAIANEAIIRIADNGPGISLEVQSKLFDPFFTTKPVGSGTGLGLSISYQIIEKHGGQLICTSAPGQGAEFVIKIPKNYEL
- a CDS encoding ribonuclease Z gives rise to the protein MQITFLGTSSGIPTRSRNVSSVALRLPQRAQLWLFDCGEGTQHQILRSDLKVSQLSRIFITHMHGDHIFGLMGLLASCGLAGSVERVDIYGPPGLNDYLQLASRHSHTHFSFPIKVHAVRPGVVYEDEEFTVTCNPLHHRITTFGYRVVEKDRSGRFDVEKAKELQIPPGRIYGQLKRGETVTLADGRVIDGKELCGPTEIGRKIAYCTDTIYCENAVELARDADVLIHEATFAHQDSELAFQRLHSTTTMAAQTALGAKAHRLIMTHFSPRYAPGNSIELKDLLEEARAIFAKTDMAYDFMTYEVPRRREKILNAENIIHNS